A genome region from Chengkuizengella sp. SCS-71B includes the following:
- a CDS encoding inositol monophosphatase family protein, which translates to MYTVGRKNYTVVAINTASKAGEWIKSRCGKHSNIKTKLSSHDLVTEVDRGCETMIRNLLQTYFPDHSFLGEEGVEVGPEASVKAVDSIQEAEYVWIVDPIDGTTNFVHGFPFYSVSIALAHKGEVILGVVYDPVHDEMFVAEKGKGAYLRGQKMEVSKENELSSSLLGTGFPVQENALATNLKGIQTLSNKVRNIRTTGSAALHLAYVAAGRMSGFWELELNAWDIAAGALLIKESGGNVTDTKGEPYQLCVRNVLATNGLIHHSLQKELANAEATGF; encoded by the coding sequence ATGTATACAGTTGGCCGAAAAAATTATACAGTCGTTGCTATAAATACGGCTTCCAAAGCAGGTGAATGGATTAAAAGCAGGTGCGGTAAGCACTCAAATATAAAAACTAAACTATCCTCTCATGATCTGGTTACTGAAGTGGATAGAGGTTGCGAAACGATGATACGGAATCTTCTTCAAACCTATTTTCCTGATCATTCTTTTTTAGGTGAGGAGGGAGTAGAGGTCGGTCCAGAAGCTTCAGTAAAAGCCGTTGATTCAATTCAGGAAGCAGAATATGTATGGATTGTAGATCCCATTGATGGTACTACAAACTTTGTACACGGTTTTCCTTTTTATTCTGTTTCTATTGCATTGGCTCATAAAGGAGAAGTCATACTTGGTGTAGTATATGACCCTGTCCATGATGAAATGTTTGTTGCTGAAAAAGGCAAAGGTGCTTATCTTAGAGGACAGAAAATGGAGGTCTCTAAAGAAAATGAGTTATCTAGCAGCTTATTAGGTACGGGGTTTCCAGTTCAAGAGAACGCATTAGCTACAAATTTAAAGGGGATACAAACTTTATCAAATAAAGTAAGAAACATCAGAACAACGGGTTCTGCTGCACTTCATTTAGCATACGTAGCAGCAGGCAGGATGAGTGGCTTTTGGGAATTAGAGTTAAACGCATGGGATATCGCAGCAGGTGCTTTATTGATTAAAGAATCAGGTGGAAATGTAACGGATACTAAAGGTGAACCATACCAATTGTGTGTAAGGAATGTATTGGCTACCAATGGACTTATTCATCATTCATTACAAAAAGAACTTGCTAATGCAGAAGCAACTGGTTTTTAA